The Sphaerodactylus townsendi isolate TG3544 linkage group LG11, MPM_Stown_v2.3, whole genome shotgun sequence sequence ATTTCATTATGAAGATAATTCAAGTTTACCAATAAACTAAGACATAACTCAGTTTCAGGGCACTCTTGGCAAGTTGAGGGCCTAAATACTGAGGGTCTAAAACACAAACCTTGTAGATGTTCCAAAAAACATAAGGTCTTCTCACATTTACCCAAAATAAGCGCAAAAATCCACATTAAAGTATCTGCTATATTGCAGTAGCCACTATTATTCGAAGTAATGATGCTATGGAACTCAAGGGACATTTGGGTAGTCAGAGCCCAAAATAATGGAAAGTCTGCATGAGTTTGTCAGTCTCTAACTCTCTACTGTTTTGGACTTCCATTGGAGTGGATCCTACCCCATCCTACTACTTCATGCCCAAAATATATTGACTGATtgattaaaatatgtatatccacctttcctttcagctcATGGGTGAAGCCTTCCTCCATCTAAGAAGTCTTTGGGAGAAGAACCACTGAAATTGTTGGAAGACTCCCTAGGTTAGAGAAAAGCTAGTTGGAGACTGGTTACATTCCCTACATTATGAACAGAGAAGGGGGATCAACCGTACCCCCAGGGTAGTCTGGGTGTGCATGATGAGCCAACCCTGTGAGATGTGAGATGCAAAGTTCTATGCAACTTGCAAAGACTCTTTACAGGACAAAGACTACGTTTAGCACCCTTAGACCAGCAGGGCACCTATGACAGAAGTTATTTAAACATCCTGAACCCCAAATTGTGACTTACACTacttgcaattttaaaaagtggtttatGCTCAGGTGTGAGAAATTTTCACGTGGGAAGTCAGGGGATAACAGCATGCATTCCATGGAAGAGTGTGAGGCTGAGGAGGCCAAGACAGGAacagactcaaggtcacccagggaagAACATAAGGCTGAATACAGAGTGTAACCTGGATTTTTCTGGTCTAGTCAAATACTCTAACTACTTTAACCCACTGGATCTTGCCGCAAAACACTTCTAAGATGAAAACTCTGAAGACGTAGTCAAGAACAAGTGCAGAACGAGGGCATAGACTTCCATATTTTTTGTCTGGTGTTCTCAGGTCCTGCATTAAGCTTCCTCATCTATGGCTGCTGTTGGATATGATTGCTGAAGCACATGACCAGGctcaaagagagaaagagagctgtgCCAGATGGTCTGCTTGCTTTAGAGTGTCAAATTTAAATGGTTGTTGACACGTTCTTCTTGTATCGGGGTCAAGGGCTAACCTGCAAGTCTTTGAGTGCCTCTTCCGCAGCATCTGCTCGCCGGCTGGGCTCTTCAACTTGCCGCTTTAAGTTTTCACATTCTTCACTGATGGCCTGAAAGGATCCATTAAACGCTAATTAGCAATTATCATTTTAAAACAGGCGTTCTCATTTCCACTGTAAAAATTATTAATCTGCTGAAATGTCATAttgggtctgtgtgtgtgtgaagaggcaATGCTGTAAATCTGAGTGCAAGTATTGGAACCAAGTATAACAAAGAGTAAATAAACAAACGGAGGCCTCCAAAAGACTGACATACTTTATAACTGTTCCTTTACCAAGATTTCTGAGGTTGTCTTCAATGGAAACTGGAATTCAGTGGACTAGTTCAGATGATCATACCAGTTACACATGAGGGAAGTGGGATCAGGGCCTCTCTTCTCACCTTGCTTAAAGTAGGCCCTCTTCTTGTCTCTGGGACTATCCACCCCCACCTGTACAGACACAGTTCGAATAAAAGCTAAGTAGACCCAAATTATGTGGCCAGTTTTGGTAGACTTTATGCAGGGTACCAGTGATCACTGGATAACTTGCATGTGTGGAGCTCAGATATGGAACAGAAGGCTACCCGGTTCCCCTACAATTCTTAAACTGTAAGTTTGTGTAGACCAGTCCACTGGCACCACACCTAAAATAATTTTGTCCTACTTGAGGAAAACCATTTCGGTGGACAAACAGTCGAGAAACACCTGATTTGCTTTGTTGAGCAGGAATCATACTATGTTTTGGTTATGTTTTATGCTATTCTAACCAACATTTCAAAATGGAAGTAGCCTGGTACAATAAGATTCACAAATCAGTGaagacaataaataaaaaaaaaataagccacATAAAGAAGGGAGGAAAGGTAGAAACATGGAGAAGGAAGGTACCCCTGGGCCCACCggcctggaagaaaattcctCCCTGATCCCAAAGTGGTGATTGGCATTGTTGTGGGCATATAAGAAAAGGCCACAAGAGCTGGGCGCTGGCACATCCCTTCCTGCTCTCCCTCTCACGATCAGTTTATAGTGAGGATATTGTAACCTGTCAGAAACTGATGAGGAAGTAAAACTCAGGGGAATCCTAATAGCAAGGATAAAGTAACTGTTTTAGTTCTTACGTGAGTAGCTCTGATGGATCAAGCCAATGGCCCATCCAGGGCAGAATTCTGATTCTGGTACTGTCCAGCCAGGTCTGTAGCTACAAGGACATGTGGGGCTGGCAGTCCCTTCCCCACAAATATAGTCTCCCCGCTCTGAATTCTCAGCATTCGCTTTAAAGAAAGGTTTCTATCCTTGTAcaaacagccccccctccccacccccagatgtaGCAAAGgatagggagggaaaggaaacagcCAAGAGAGTTAACCTCTTAGCAACTGAGCTTAATTTTCTTATGCCTTTTCCCATTACTTGTTCTCCTTtgctcctttccctcttttttctttgccttctctTCCCCTACATGTTAGCGGTAGCAAGTAACAGCATTTGGCCAAAAATCTGAGACTTATTCTATTCTcaggattccctgctctgtttgCAGAGAAGAAACTGCTGTTAGAATTGTCAGGCCACCAAAAGGGGAGCAGCGGGAAGAAAAAACAAGCACCCTGGCTCACCTGACCTGGCGCCTGTCCATTCCTTACAAATTGTCTTGCGTGCCTGATGATGcagtctgagcatgtgcagaatgccttTTTACACACCCAAAATAACCCCTGCAAAGCCACCGTGCATTCCCACAAAGGACTAAAAGAAAGCATAATTGAGCCACACTAGCCGGTCTCAAGATATACAAAGAGCTACTGCGCTGTACAGAGCCTAACAACGGAAGGAAAATAATATACAGGCAGCCTTAAACTCTATCACCTCTCATGACATAAAAAAGGACGAGGAGAGGGTCTAAGCAAAATAAATCTGAGTAGTTAAATAGAAGATATCCTATTTCCAAAGCCATGGTTGTAAATGGTAGGCAGAATACTCCTGGATGTAGGGACAGAAGGAGAGACAGTGAAACAGACAGACCAATGTCTGGTATGAGGGGATGAGTTTCTAGGTTGGAGGAAATAACGTGAAGGCAGAAAGAACTCCTGGCTTCTTCTATTTTGATCATCCAATATcagaattaccctgtttcccgaaaataagccctaccccgaaaataagccctagcatgatttttcaggatttttggaggatgcttgaaatataagccctactccaaaaataagccctagttacagattccccagtgcacttgatctggtcatgtgggggggcacaaaatcatggggggaaaaatacatctcctgaaaataagccctaatgcatcttttgaagcaaaaaatattataagaccctgtcttatttttggggaaacatggtacaccTTTCTGAGTTCACTGAATCAGTGGCCTTGGAAAGGGGTACTGTGAAACGCTGGCTAAGAGTAACATATCAGTGACACAGGACCATCTGTCCTGCTTTCGAACTTTACCCTACATATCTCCTCCTACAGATTTCCTCAggcttatatcctgaaaaatctTCAGGCAAATGACTTAAACCCACACGTATTCACAGTATTGCTAAGAGCAAATGCGTATATCACACTATAGGTTTACAATTGCTTCACAAACCCCCCAAGAAAGATTTTACATGTCTTAAGTTTATAAATTTTGGTTTTGTGGTCCTCCCGTACAATTGCTAGCCTTTTGAAAATGTTAAAGAGAAATCTCTGGAAAAAGAGGAGCTAAACCACAGACCAAAGTATGGTTCTTCCCTCAACTGAAATCCCAGTTTCAGGTTATTCAAAATGGTGCTTTTCCGCTTCTACACTAATGTTCCTCCACCAACACATTAGAGGCCTCTCAGTTCCTTAAACACAGCTGGATTGAAACATTGTTTACTGACAATACTGTGGTTGCAGTTTCATGCTTGTgaagtgtgaaaaaaaaaattccccgtAATTCCCTGAGTTTCTATGGCACATCTGTGAAAGAAGTAACCCTCAGCTTTCGGCAAACAGTGTTCATCAAGAGAACATtctctaatttttttgtttttcaaaacaccAGCTTTTGTCCGGCCTTTGTGCTCTTCTACCCACGGTGCTGTCCTCCAGCGAAAAGTgcctcttgcaaactgaggaagTCTCCTCATGACAGCTGAGCAGAAGGGTGGGACAAAAGCCAATGCTTTAAAGCCAGTGCTTTAAAAATGATATGCTGAACAGCATTTTGGAATAGTCACAATGATGGTGCCCACTGAAACAACCGTTACATCATGAAAGGATGAGATTGTTCCTTTACCTTAAATTTTGTCTCATAATTTATAATTTCTGTGCTCAGCTGAAATTTCACTGCAGAAAGCTCCTCTTTCCTGCTCTCTTGCAAACTCTGGGCCTGTTGCTCCGCCATCTCCAGCTGAGTTTGCAGGGTAGGCACAGCCGCCGCGCAGCTCTTCCATTCCTCGAGTTTCTCTTGGAGCTCTTGGTTCTCCCGGCTGAGCCTTGAAAGGTCGAGCTGCAGAGTCTCTCGTTCTTTGGCTACCATTGCTTCGGCAGCCTGGAGTTTACCAGTGACACAAGACAGCTTTTCTTCAGCTTCTGACTTTTCGGATGTTAGGGTGCAGATCTGAATGCCGAGTTCAGCCATTTCGGTGTTGGTCCTGTGGAGAAGCTCCTTGATTTCCATGTTCTCCGCGTTAAACGCTTCCAAACACTGCTTGGCCTTAGACAATTCCTCGGTGAGGCCCAGCAAGTTCTTCTCCAGCTCGGCCTTTTGGTGGGCTCCCTTGTCCCTCtcgtctttcagcatttcctctcGATTTCGGCACTCCAGCAGCTCCTGCACGTGGGTTCTGTTAAGGAGTTCATTTTGCTCTTTCAGCTGCTGGGCCAATGCCTTTTGCTCACTCAGAAGAGTCTCTCCAACATCCAGCCTGCCTTGCAGCGTCTGCTTCTCTGCAGTCGCTTGCTGAAGCCTGGCATGAAGGTCCATACGTTCAGCCTGGAGCCTCAACACCTCTGCTTGGTTGATTCGAAGCTGCTCCTCAGAAAGAGCCAGCCTCACCTTCAGGTCTTTGGCTTCTTTCTCCTCACAGGCCGCTTCTTCCAGACCCAGCCTCGCAGAAGTGGCAGAATCAGTCTGAGGGACGGAAGTTTTTTCCATAGCTGCCTTTTCTGCCTCAAGGGCATCTGCTTTTCTTTTGTACCTCTCTGCCTCTTCTTGATGCAGCTTGAGCTGGCTCTCCAAGTCTTGCAAAACATCATCCTTCTCCTTCAGCTGCAGCCGGAGAGACTCCTTATAGTGTTTTAAGGAGGCCAaccccttttccattttcaggCCTTGCTCTTTGGTATTATCTTGCTCTGCTTGCAGCACAGCCAAGGTCTTCTTGATTGTTTCTTCTCTCTCTATCAGTTTTTGGTAATCGGACTCCATGTTGTGCAACTTTTCTTGCAGAACTTGGTTTTGTTTAGTGGCATTCTGCAGGTTTTCAGCCAGCTGCCTGTTCTGTTCTcggattttcttttccttttcgtCTACAGACACCACGGCATCATATATCTCACCTCGCAGCTCTTTCTCAGAAGCTGTCAGTTTGGCAAACTCAGCCTCCAATGAAGATTTAGAAGTGTCCAACTCCTTTTGTCTGTCTTCTAACTGCTGATTGGTCTGTTTCAGCTTCTTGTTTTCCTCACAGGCGTCTGCCCATGAGGAATTTTGCTGCTTTGCCTTCGTCTCCATGCTTTCTATTGTTTGGACGAGAAAGGTTCCGTCAGAAATGAGTTCTGTTTTTTGCTCCTCTAATTCTGCCACATATTCACTTAGGTGGGATAGGCGGTTTTCCAGCAGCTCAAGTTGTTCCGTCAagttctttgcttcctgttccatGGTCGTTCTCCTACAGGTGAAGTCCTcctcaagtctctctctctctttcctttcctcctcaagATTTTTTTCCAAGGACTTTACCTGAGCTAATGAATTTTCCAGTTGCATCTGAAGGTTTGCGATCTCTGTGCCTTCTGCTGCCGGCTCCTTCTCAAGGTCAACCTTCTCCTTTGCTCCTGTTCCCGGCATGCTGTTCAGTTTTGACTCGAGCTCCTTCTGCACCTCCTCTTTCAGGCTCAGTTGCTCTTCCACGATTTTAAGATGAGCAAGGTGTTCTCTGTACAGCTGCTGAATGTCAGCTTTCTCCTGTTCCACTCTGTGAAGCTTATCCAGTAACTCCTCAGTCTTCAGCATGGACTCTTTTTGCCTGGCAGCCTGCTGACTTCTCTCATCCAGAAACGCACTATTTTGGGAAATGAGCTCTTCGTTCTTCTGCTCTGCTGACTTCAGTTTGGTCGTCAGCTCACTGATCGAGGCCTCCTTTGTGCGGACTGCAGTCCTGACGCTCTCCAGCTCCTTGTTCAAAAGAAGCAGCTTGGAGTCAGAGTCCTTTTTAGTGGATGCCAGTTCCTCGAGTCTTGCAGAGTATTCTTTTTGCTTTTCCTGGGAATTCAGTTCCAAGGCCCGCAAGCACTTTTGCAGGTCTTGGACAGTGTCCTGAGTGCAGTGAGAGATTTCACGTTGTTTCTCGAGCTCTACCAGCATTTTCGTCAGCCTGGAGTTCTCTTGGCTGAGGCTGCTGACCTTTTCCCTCTCAGCCTGTGTTTGCCCTTTCTCAAGGCTGACGGCTGCTTGGAGCTCCCGGTTTTCCTTCTCCACGTGCTGGATCCGATCCTGAAGCTCCTTCTGCTGCAGCAACGCCTGATCAAGCTCTGCACGCATCTCGTCAAGGCCCTCGAGGGGTTCTGTGTTTACAAAGTTATTCCCGTTAGGACTGGAAGGCATCTCTGGGGTCTAAGAGGAATAAGAGGAAAATCAAAGGCTTGAGTTACAAGGATAACATTGTTCAGAGCTATACTTTCCAAAAATCATGGATCAGCTAATAAAGAATCTCTGTTTAACTATCTGGAAAATCCCCACAGCATTCAGGTAAAGTGAGCATGAGACACCTAGGACTTTGACATAGGGTCCCATCAATATAGAACTAAACAGGGAATACACAATGAGCTCAGATACCTATGAAACTCACATAACCAATCAAAATGCGTGCACAGAGGTAAATTCCATTTTTTCTTCCACCTAATTTCCCCTTCTTAAAAATCCAACGGACAAATTGTACAATGCTATAAACACCTTACAGACTAACTTATCGCAATTTATGATAATAATTGCCCGAGAATGGGCAGAAAGAGGCCAATgatgccagctctgtgttggcaGCCTGCAGCCTGGAATGAGAAAGGGTCCCACAGCCCAGGTGGCATCAGGTGGCCACAGCTGGCCTGGGAGAGGGTGTGGAGTTCCAGGTGAGCCTAACTATGCAGGTTGTCCTTCCCCTGTATTACTTAGCCAGGCAGCTGCTGGGTCCTTCCACTCATTCAGCTCCAGGTCTATTTTGGTTCATTTGCCTCTGTCCTCCGTTTTTTGTCATGGCTGGGTTGGAGGTTTGGGCACCGGGACTGCTCCATTAGTGGCGGGAGGCTGTGCCTGCAAGCCTGCCCCCCATTTTGGGGACTCCTTTACAGGgtcggggtgggtgggtagagatATTCAGCAGCATGCCTGGTTCATGGGCTGTCACCACCAGGTCACAAGCACATTAGTTTGTGAGTTCCTGCAGCTTGCTACTCTGCACTTTCTCACCCAGCAAGCGGACTGTGGGGTGTGGTATATCAGATGGCAAAGGGCCACCCAATGCTGGATCCATCCCTATGCTGCTCTGATGCTTCTGCAACTTTGTTCATTAAAGCTGTGGTCTATTTCTCCTCAAGCTGTTGTGTGTGATGTATTGATTCTTCCCTTGCcctgctcctttccctgcccccggGTCTGCAATGTATAGGGAACATGGGTGGGCCATCGGGCACCTTGCCCATTGATGACGGTTGTGTAAGAAATCCAAATAGTCTGGGGAACTGATAAGAGAATGTTATCTTTACAATGCGGAAAACTACCTTAACCTTTGACTCTCAGATCTGTCCACTGACTTAAGTTAGTTCCTAGAAAGCAAGAAATACTATTGTTCTGAACATTGCTAGCTGTAAGGTTGGTTTTTGCAAAAATATCAGAATGTGCCAGATACTTCTAGTTTCGAatatatttttttgccatcaagtcacattgacttatggtgatccctagtggggtttcaaggcaagggacattcagaggtggtttgccacagcctgtctccttgccacaaccctggtattccttgaaggtctcccatccaaatacgt is a genomic window containing:
- the FYCO1 gene encoding FYVE and coiled-coil domain-containing protein 1, which encodes MAASSGESQLQRIIRDLQDAVTELSKEFSGTGEPITDDCVSLHKFSYKLEYLLQFDQKEKSTLLGNRKDYWDYFCDCLAKVKGTNDGIRFVKSISELRTSLGKGRAFIRYSLMHQRLADTLQQCFMNTKVTSDWYYARSPFLNAKLSSDIVGHLYELTEVQFDLASRGYDLDTAWPTFARRTLSSYGSSAYLWKPPSRSSSMSSLVSSYLQTPEMPSSPNGNNFVNTEPLEGLDEMRAELDQALLQQKELQDRIQHVEKENRELQAAVSLEKGQTQAEREKVSSLSQENSRLTKMLVELEKQREISHCTQDTVQDLQKCLRALELNSQEKQKEYSARLEELASTKKDSDSKLLLLNKELESVRTAVRTKEASISELTTKLKSAEQKNEELISQNSAFLDERSQQAARQKESMLKTEELLDKLHRVEQEKADIQQLYREHLAHLKIVEEQLSLKEEVQKELESKLNSMPGTGAKEKVDLEKEPAAEGTEIANLQMQLENSLAQVKSLEKNLEEERKERERLEEDFTCRRTTMEQEAKNLTEQLELLENRLSHLSEYVAELEEQKTELISDGTFLVQTIESMETKAKQQNSSWADACEENKKLKQTNQQLEDRQKELDTSKSSLEAEFAKLTASEKELRGEIYDAVVSVDEKEKKIREQNRQLAENLQNATKQNQVLQEKLHNMESDYQKLIEREETIKKTLAVLQAEQDNTKEQGLKMEKGLASLKHYKESLRLQLKEKDDVLQDLESQLKLHQEEAERYKRKADALEAEKAAMEKTSVPQTDSATSARLGLEEAACEEKEAKDLKVRLALSEEQLRINQAEVLRLQAERMDLHARLQQATAEKQTLQGRLDVGETLLSEQKALAQQLKEQNELLNRTHVQELLECRNREEMLKDERDKGAHQKAELEKNLLGLTEELSKAKQCLEAFNAENMEIKELLHRTNTEMAELGIQICTLTSEKSEAEEKLSCVTGKLQAAEAMVAKERETLQLDLSRLSRENQELQEKLEEWKSCAAAVPTLQTQLEMAEQQAQSLQESRKEELSAVKFQLSTEIINYETKFKAISEECENLKRQVEEPSRRADAAEEALKDLQAIKRDLIHELDLAMDQVTEYKTAKQKKEEEVEQLKADLERAQEEVNKANEQIQDYYEKLGKMRSERDSSDQKLLAELDDLTRTKQFLEERLIELLRDKDALWQKSDALEFQQKLTAERRWLGDAEVSCCQDCQKEFGWMNRRHHCRLCGCIFCYYCCNNYAMSKHTGKKERCCRECLKKSNAVSSDSGANASQEEPPSLFSSPLSLVRKVMVTTEASKPPDDAPFDIITDEEVGQLQEEDSAHNESQTEEESLDRSMTDLNSTYNSSTFDESEELQMAQDAEICLLKSGELMIKLPFTVEEILNFGEANRELFIKSNTFSIIPITVEEPGLAISWMFSSEPKSISFSVVYQESEEAPLDQCKVLIPMTRCNSHKETIRGNVKVRNSGIYMLIFDNTFSRFISKKVFYHLTLQRPVIYDGSDFP